The following proteins come from a genomic window of Oscillospiraceae bacterium:
- a CDS encoding GNAT family N-acetyltransferase — protein sequence MINDYTHRPATPDDLEQIWAKNIADNPGDERWIAWRDNFIQSNLDGKSKTFVTLYRGTPIGEGTLLLLSECIQGRTDLADGSIVVNLNALRMDKRHEGKGHMSRLVKLIEQHAADLGYKKITIGVAPRDTRPLAIYLYWGYDTLVRTDYEEDGELVLYYAKNL from the coding sequence ATGATAAACGATTACACGCACAGGCCCGCCACGCCCGATGATCTTGAACAGATATGGGCGAAAAATATCGCCGACAACCCCGGCGACGAGCGTTGGATTGCGTGGCGTGACAATTTTATTCAAAGTAACCTTGACGGCAAAAGTAAAACCTTTGTCACGCTCTATCGCGGTACGCCCATTGGCGAGGGGACACTGCTGCTTTTGTCCGAGTGTATTCAAGGACGGACGGACCTCGCCGATGGCAGTATAGTGGTCAATCTCAACGCCTTGCGCATGGATAAGCGCCACGAGGGCAAAGGCCATATGTCAAGGCTCGTCAAGTTGATAGAACAGCATGCGGCGGACTTGGGGTATAAGAAAATCACAATCGGCGTTGCGCCGAGGGATACACGCCCCCTCGCCATTTATTTGTACTGGGGCTATGATACGCTTGTGAGGACGGACTACGAAGAAGATGGCGAACTTGTGCTGTATTACGCCAAAAACTTATAG
- the hydF gene encoding [FeFe] hydrogenase H-cluster maturation GTPase HydF, translating into MLNTPNATRLHIAIVGDCNVGKSTLFNTLLAQNAALVSAIPGTTTDVVAKAVEFLSLGPVVLMDTAGHDDQSDLGKARIEKTLQALEKADIVLIVIRGDVSPQTDALRTRLAQHGTPFLLVKNVEDRPDALCHSSMEEESIPAITVNAFTGEGIGSLCEAIASLVPQILEPPLTAHLVQSGDIVLLVMPQDKQAPKGRLILPQQQVIRDLLDNGCTAISTTPAQLSNALRHLTSLPKLVITDSQVFRQVREDLPQGMPLTSFSMLFARAKGDIELFIDGANAIDSLRPGDRVLIAESCTHVVQDGDIGREKIPKLLNKHAGGELQFDFAVGNDFPGNLRDYKLVVQCGGCMFNRKSMLSRLEKIKNAAVPVTNYGVVIAKLQGVLEDTVI; encoded by the coding sequence ATGCTCAATACGCCCAACGCTACGCGCCTACACATTGCCATCGTGGGCGACTGCAATGTCGGAAAATCAACGCTTTTCAACACCCTGTTGGCGCAAAACGCCGCGCTTGTTTCAGCTATTCCCGGTACGACGACAGATGTGGTGGCCAAAGCGGTGGAGTTCTTGTCGCTTGGACCGGTTGTGCTGATGGATACGGCAGGGCACGACGATCAAAGCGACCTTGGCAAGGCGCGTATTGAAAAAACGCTGCAAGCTCTTGAAAAGGCTGACATCGTGCTAATTGTCATACGCGGCGACGTGTCGCCGCAGACAGATGCTTTGCGAACCAGACTGGCACAGCACGGTACGCCTTTTCTTTTGGTGAAGAATGTGGAGGATCGCCCCGATGCGTTGTGCCATTCCTCTATGGAAGAGGAATCTATCCCGGCTATCACCGTCAATGCCTTTACAGGCGAAGGCATTGGGTCATTGTGTGAAGCCATTGCCTCACTTGTGCCGCAAATACTAGAACCGCCGTTAACAGCGCACTTGGTACAATCGGGCGATATCGTGCTGCTTGTGATGCCGCAGGATAAACAAGCGCCCAAAGGACGGCTGATTCTGCCGCAACAGCAAGTCATTCGCGACCTGCTTGATAATGGCTGTACTGCCATATCAACTACGCCTGCACAACTATCAAACGCTTTGCGTCATTTAACTTCGCTGCCCAAGCTTGTCATAACCGATTCGCAAGTTTTCCGCCAAGTACGGGAAGATTTGCCGCAGGGTATGCCATTGACATCATTCTCCATGCTTTTCGCTCGAGCCAAGGGCGATATCGAGCTGTTTATTGATGGTGCAAACGCTATCGATAGCTTGCGACCGGGAGATCGTGTGCTGATTGCCGAATCTTGTACTCACGTTGTACAAGATGGCGATATTGGGCGGGAGAAAATTCCCAAGCTGCTCAACAAGCATGCTGGTGGCGAACTGCAATTCGACTTTGCCGTAGGCAACGATTTCCCGGGCAATTTGCGCGACTACAAGTTGGTCGTGCAGTGCGGTGGTTGTATGTTCAATAGGAAAAGCATGCTGTCAAGGCTGGAAAAAATAAAGAACGCCGCCGTACCCGTTACCAACTATGGCGTTGTTATTGCCAAGTTGCAAGGCGTTTTGGAGGATACAGTAATATGA
- a CDS encoding XRE family transcriptional regulator, producing MTKKDIGQRLKRLRRDCDMTQKEAADLIGRSQQNIAHWEGGVSQPGAETLFTLIRLYGVTSLDEFYDKNAEKPPEQPVVIHNAKQTTNSIIAFPSQEIKPAETPNAAAAKRANALMRVFLMLDDLGRTTVEQVAHAEQRRCEAALTERELLVYDTPASAGVGHYLDGDGARRLTLRNVPRETDFGIRIQGDSMEPRLHDGDIAFVKATPSLQNGDIGLFVLNNESFCKRLSIDYSAQKVYLESLNAKYLPIEVKSEDVLRTVGRIL from the coding sequence ATGACGAAAAAAGACATTGGGCAGCGGCTCAAACGCCTACGACGCGATTGCGATATGACCCAGAAAGAAGCCGCCGATTTAATCGGACGCAGCCAACAAAATATCGCGCATTGGGAGGGCGGAGTGTCACAACCCGGTGCTGAGACATTGTTTACTTTGATTCGGCTGTATGGAGTGACATCGCTGGATGAGTTTTATGATAAAAATGCAGAAAAGCCACCGGAACAACCTGTTGTGATTCACAATGCCAAGCAAACGACAAATAGTATAATTGCATTTCCATCACAAGAAATAAAGCCTGCCGAAACACCAAATGCAGCGGCGGCAAAACGCGCCAATGCCTTGATGCGTGTGTTTTTGATGTTGGATGATTTGGGGCGTACGACTGTTGAACAAGTCGCGCACGCTGAGCAACGACGCTGTGAAGCTGCATTGACAGAACGTGAATTGCTCGTGTATGACACACCGGCAAGCGCGGGAGTTGGGCATTATTTGGACGGCGACGGGGCGCGGCGATTAACACTGCGCAACGTGCCGCGTGAAACCGATTTCGGTATACGTATCCAAGGCGACAGCATGGAACCGCGTTTACACGATGGCGACATTGCCTTTGTCAAAGCCACGCCTAGCCTACAAAACGGAGACATTGGGCTGTTTGTGTTGAATAATGAAAGCTTTTGCAAGCGATTGAGTATTGACTATTCGGCACAAAAAGTGTATCTTGAATCATTGAACGCAAAGTATCTGCCGATTGAAGTAAAGAGTGAAGATGTTTTGCGTACCGTTGGGAGAATTTTATGA
- the proB gene encoding glutamate 5-kinase encodes MITVVKVGTSTVTHASGDPNMRLLVKLARVLSDLAARGHYIVLVTSGAIAVGIAKMNLSERPADLPGKQAAAAVGQCALMHTYDSVFSDYGRTVAQILLSRRDLEHEPSRQNLLNTFNTLFALQSVVIVNENDSVSAEEIEDCGMIFGDNDRLSAEVAALLNADLLVLLSDIDAVYDGDPRENANAKPLAKIHAVDDVLRACAQGPGSARGTGGMMTKLQAAEICLTHGIEMVIAHGGEPDVLYDIIDGKNVGTRFLAL; translated from the coding sequence ATGATTACCGTGGTAAAAGTTGGCACTTCAACCGTCACGCACGCGTCTGGCGACCCGAATATGCGCTTACTTGTCAAGCTGGCGCGAGTACTGAGCGACCTTGCTGCACGAGGACACTATATCGTGCTGGTCACAAGTGGCGCAATTGCTGTTGGTATTGCCAAGATGAACCTGTCCGAACGCCCCGCCGATTTGCCGGGCAAACAAGCTGCTGCTGCTGTCGGGCAATGCGCCTTGATGCACACCTATGACAGCGTTTTCAGCGATTATGGGCGCACGGTGGCGCAGATTTTGCTGTCCCGGCGCGACTTAGAGCATGAGCCGTCACGGCAGAACTTGCTCAACACTTTCAACACGCTGTTTGCCTTGCAATCCGTAGTAATTGTCAATGAAAATGACAGCGTAAGTGCCGAAGAAATCGAAGATTGCGGCATGATTTTTGGCGACAACGACAGGTTATCCGCCGAGGTGGCAGCATTGCTGAATGCTGATTTGCTTGTGTTGCTGTCTGACATTGATGCCGTATACGACGGCGATCCCCGTGAGAATGCAAACGCCAAGCCATTAGCAAAAATTCACGCCGTCGATGACGTGTTACGAGCTTGCGCACAAGGACCCGGCAGCGCGCGCGGCACAGGTGGCATGATGACCAAGCTGCAAGCGGCAGAGATATGTTTGACACACGGCATTGAGATGGTGATTGCGCACGGCGGCGAACCGGACGTGCTGTATGATATTATTGATGGAAAAAATGTGGGAACACGATTTTTGGCCTTATAA
- a CDS encoding RNA polymerase sigma factor — protein MEDSAIVALYWQRQETALSKTQEKYGRRLYGTAQNILRDDEDSKECVNDALFKAWQAIPPSRPELLGAFLVKITRNLAINRWKAKRADKRGGDEVDLLLSELQDCIPAAGGVEDMLNAAAVTEIINEYLQSLEQTARVIFVLRYFHGESLGDISRRFQMNENNVKSILFRARKKLKAQLEKEEVIV, from the coding sequence TTGGAGGATAGCGCAATTGTTGCTTTATACTGGCAACGGCAGGAAACGGCTCTCTCAAAAACTCAGGAAAAATATGGGCGACGGCTCTATGGTACAGCACAAAATATTTTGCGTGATGACGAAGATTCTAAAGAGTGCGTCAATGATGCACTCTTTAAGGCCTGGCAAGCGATCCCGCCAAGCCGCCCGGAATTATTAGGCGCTTTTTTGGTGAAAATTACACGTAACTTAGCTATCAATCGCTGGAAAGCCAAGCGCGCCGATAAGCGCGGCGGCGATGAAGTTGATTTGCTGCTGAGTGAGTTGCAAGACTGCATCCCCGCGGCGGGCGGCGTGGAAGATATGTTAAACGCCGCAGCCGTTACAGAAATCATCAACGAATATTTGCAGTCATTGGAGCAAACTGCACGGGTAATTTTTGTGCTGCGATATTTCCACGGCGAGAGTTTGGGTGATATCAGCAGACGATTTCAAATGAACGAAAACAATGTAAAGTCCATCTTATTTCGAGCGCGCAAGAAATTGAAGGCACAATTAGAGAAAGAAGAGGTGATTGTATGA
- a CDS encoding helix-turn-helix transcriptional regulator translates to MKMAINRRLTLLRQEKKISQRQAARDLGISQALLSHYENGARKPSLQFICDVCDYYGVTSDYLLGRSFSRDGAVILAEDVPSAAGDNVLRGLASAMMQKKMIINATGILFDILGRPRKNELVKAAAQYISLTYYKLFRLMYASNKALPDNAFAVDSLIYQQVADSQLKTAEAELAVRLSELSEPLNVSFETLAEEFPHFNTSLLSVLNNAGRVTPSGQPLPAAKRTK, encoded by the coding sequence ATGAAAATGGCGATTAATCGGCGACTGACGTTACTACGGCAAGAGAAAAAAATTAGCCAGCGACAGGCTGCGCGGGACTTAGGCATTAGTCAGGCCTTGTTGTCACATTATGAAAACGGCGCACGCAAGCCGAGCTTGCAGTTTATCTGTGATGTCTGTGATTACTATGGTGTGACATCCGATTATCTGCTCGGGCGCAGTTTCTCGCGCGATGGTGCCGTCATTTTGGCCGAAGATGTGCCGTCGGCAGCTGGCGATAATGTGTTGCGCGGTCTGGCATCGGCTATGATGCAGAAAAAGATGATTATCAATGCTACAGGCATTCTCTTCGATATTCTCGGGCGTCCACGCAAAAACGAGCTTGTCAAGGCGGCGGCGCAGTATATCAGCTTGACGTATTACAAGCTGTTCCGACTGATGTACGCGTCCAACAAAGCCTTGCCAGACAACGCGTTTGCTGTTGACAGTTTAATTTATCAACAAGTCGCCGACTCGCAGCTAAAGACGGCGGAGGCCGAACTTGCAGTGCGATTGTCGGAACTCAGCGAACCGCTTAACGTCAGCTTTGAAACGCTTGCCGAGGAGTTTCCGCACTTTAACACGTCGTTGCTGTCGGTGCTGAATAACGCGGGGCGGGTGACACCTTCGGGTCAGCCGTTGCCTGCTGCAAAACGTACTAAATAG
- the hemW gene encoding radical SAM family heme chaperone HemW, with product MTGLYVHLPFCARKCKYCDFYSLPMDTQHADDYLWALTKQIVQTTPVAIDTVYFGGGTPSLFGTSRIAVLLDVIANHFILAPNAEITLEANPESITPSTLIAWKHSGINRLSVGVQSLDEAALQWLGRMHTAKQAYQAVQQASQAGFDNINIDLLYGLPLQSIKHWQQTLESVTTWPIQHISSYGLKLELNTPLHKTGQTATDDEFAEQYCLMTELLPVHGFGQYEISNFARNGYEARHNMKYWQLQPYIGVGASAHGDFDGLRTAVVCDIRAYIHAMQTGGNIYTQQQTVTQRERAEEYLMLGLRTTHGVCREEYEKYLPRDAGAAIGCPQGSPFQKLASYQAHGLTDYVNLKGSGCKRWRLTPQGMLISNTLIGELLT from the coding sequence TTGACAGGTCTGTACGTACATTTGCCGTTTTGCGCGCGAAAATGCAAGTATTGTGATTTTTATTCACTGCCCATGGACACGCAACACGCCGATGACTACTTATGGGCGCTGACAAAACAAATCGTGCAAACAACGCCGGTAGCAATCGACACCGTCTACTTTGGCGGCGGAACGCCGTCGCTTTTTGGTACGTCACGAATTGCGGTCTTGCTCGATGTCATCGCCAATCATTTCATTCTTGCACCAAACGCCGAAATCACACTCGAAGCTAATCCAGAATCCATCACGCCATCAACCTTGATTGCATGGAAGCATTCCGGTATAAACCGCCTGTCCGTCGGTGTGCAGTCACTTGATGAGGCTGCGCTGCAATGGTTAGGGCGTATGCACACGGCAAAGCAAGCCTATCAAGCCGTGCAGCAAGCGAGCCAAGCCGGCTTTGACAACATTAACATCGACCTGCTTTACGGTTTGCCGTTGCAGTCAATTAAACATTGGCAGCAAACACTCGAAAGTGTTACAACATGGCCCATTCAACACATTTCAAGCTACGGGCTGAAGCTCGAACTTAACACGCCTCTGCACAAAACAGGACAAACAGCGACCGACGACGAATTTGCCGAACAATATTGCCTGATGACGGAATTGCTGCCTGTGCATGGCTTTGGGCAGTATGAAATATCCAACTTTGCGCGCAACGGTTATGAGGCGCGGCACAATATGAAATATTGGCAATTACAGCCCTATATCGGTGTCGGCGCGTCAGCACACGGCGATTTCGACGGCCTGCGCACTGCCGTTGTGTGTGATATACGAGCATACATCCACGCGATGCAAACAGGCGGAAATATCTACACCCAGCAACAGACTGTCACACAACGAGAACGCGCCGAAGAATACCTCATGCTCGGTCTCCGCACCACCCACGGCGTTTGTCGCGAGGAATATGAGAAGTATTTGCCGCGTGATGCGGGGGCGGCAATCGGCTGTCCGCAGGGGTCGCCTTTCCAAAAACTAGCATCATACCAAGCTCATGGGTTAACTGATTATGTAAACCTAAAGGGTAGTGGCTGCAAACGTTGGCGGTTGACACCGCAAGGGATGTTAATCAGCAACACACTGATTGGCGAACTACTGACATAG
- a CDS encoding YihY/virulence factor BrkB family protein, with translation MQALRKILQTIVALVQRIHRQDMWGLAAQTTFFLMLSVYPLLLFFVSLMYQTGNELTNDTLHIVLPGDVASDIVEEITQASRLGGQWSLLAVIVSTWAASTGVWALMRGIHRAYHEKRMASPVRYRILALIFTFAFGIVMVISMFVLIFGRQAAQFISNQLGTENFAMTPGVRILVMLGVLSGFLTLLYRFTPGVGGKLRTHVLGAFIAAMAWIASAFVYEAYMNNFDPYSSIYGGIGAFLGLMVWVFILCLIVLAGAEINAYRRELTAKQRKNGVSL, from the coding sequence ATGCAAGCACTGCGAAAAATATTACAAACCATTGTCGCGCTCGTGCAGCGCATCCACCGCCAAGACATGTGGGGGCTGGCGGCGCAGACGACGTTTTTCCTCATGCTGTCAGTTTATCCGCTATTGTTGTTTTTCGTGTCGCTGATGTACCAAACAGGCAATGAATTGACAAATGATACGCTGCACATCGTACTGCCCGGCGACGTAGCAAGCGACATTGTGGAAGAAATCACACAAGCCAGTCGATTGGGCGGTCAGTGGTCACTCCTTGCCGTCATTGTCTCAACATGGGCTGCTTCGACGGGCGTGTGGGCATTGATGCGCGGCATCCACCGCGCTTATCACGAAAAACGCATGGCTAGCCCTGTGCGCTATCGCATTCTGGCGCTGATTTTTACCTTTGCTTTTGGTATAGTAATGGTCATTTCCATGTTTGTCCTCATTTTCGGACGGCAAGCGGCACAGTTTATCAGCAATCAGCTTGGCACGGAAAATTTCGCCATGACCCCTGGCGTGCGCATACTTGTCATGCTGGGTGTGTTGAGCGGCTTTTTAACTTTACTCTATCGTTTCACACCCGGCGTCGGCGGAAAACTGCGCACACACGTCCTGGGCGCGTTTATTGCCGCTATGGCTTGGATTGCTTCGGCATTTGTCTACGAGGCTTACATGAACAACTTTGACCCGTATTCGAGCATTTACGGTGGCATAGGTGCTTTCTTGGGGCTGATGGTCTGGGTTTTTATCCTTTGCTTGATTGTGCTGGCCGGCGCCGAAATCAACGCCTATCGCCGCGAACTGACGGCCAAGCAACGTAAGAATGGGGTGTCTCTTTGA
- the prmA gene encoding 50S ribosomal protein L11 methyltransferase: MIYQRCRINTTVQSLDDVIAALSAAGFDQIEVESTAEFQYQLENRHNWELIDDDFADSLTQNAVTVYTQDDTQTQRLRECVCPLLDCHLTITKVDEQDWADAWQQYYRPIDIGERLRIQPAWLDCQDIGNRRIFYNNPGMSFGTGTHASTLLCLEMLESNIQGSERVLDIGCGSGILFISALLLGAGEAFAIDIDPMACQIAEENAVANKATNYKIQQGDFTANPEIMQAMFNFKPDIICANLVADLLVDLAPYIKRLLAPGGKLIASGIIDKHAKRVEESLGLQITQRLQREGWTTLKGEL; this comes from the coding sequence ATGATTTACCAACGATGCCGTATCAATACCACAGTACAATCGCTCGACGACGTAATTGCCGCACTATCGGCGGCGGGCTTTGATCAAATTGAAGTTGAAAGTACCGCTGAATTTCAATACCAGCTCGAAAACCGCCACAATTGGGAACTGATTGACGATGATTTTGCAGACAGTCTAACGCAAAATGCCGTGACGGTCTATACGCAGGACGACACACAAACGCAACGATTGCGTGAATGTGTCTGTCCCCTGCTCGACTGTCATTTGACCATCACAAAAGTTGACGAGCAGGATTGGGCAGATGCTTGGCAGCAGTATTATCGGCCGATTGATATCGGGGAACGGCTGCGCATCCAACCGGCATGGCTGGATTGTCAAGACATTGGCAACCGGCGCATCTTTTACAACAATCCCGGCATGAGTTTTGGCACCGGCACGCACGCTAGCACATTGCTTTGTCTCGAAATGCTCGAAAGCAATATCCAGGGCAGCGAGCGTGTGCTTGATATCGGTTGCGGCAGCGGAATTTTATTTATTTCGGCGCTGCTGCTAGGCGCAGGCGAAGCATTCGCCATCGACATTGACCCCATGGCATGCCAAATTGCCGAAGAAAATGCCGTTGCCAACAAAGCCACAAATTACAAAATCCAACAAGGCGATTTTACCGCAAATCCAGAAATAATGCAAGCTATGTTCAACTTCAAGCCCGATATTATTTGTGCCAACTTGGTCGCCGACTTACTGGTAGATCTTGCACCATATATCAAACGGCTACTTGCGCCGGGCGGAAAGTTGATTGCGTCGGGAATTATTGACAAACACGCCAAGCGTGTAGAAGAGTCCTTAGGGCTGCAGATTACACAACGTTTACAACGCGAGGGTTGGACAACATTGAAAGGAGAACTCTAA
- a CDS encoding TIGR03905 family TSCPD domain-containing protein: MKHTYHTKGTCAHQIEVEIIDGIVTHVQFFNGCDGSLAAVAKLVEGRPAEQAQKILSGITCGRKSTSCPDQLACAIAETLAVE, translated from the coding sequence ATGAAACACACATACCATACCAAAGGCACCTGTGCCCATCAAATCGAAGTGGAAATCATCGATGGTATCGTCACACACGTCCAATTTTTCAATGGCTGCGATGGCAGCCTTGCCGCCGTGGCAAAATTGGTGGAGGGGCGACCGGCAGAGCAAGCACAGAAAATTCTGTCCGGCATTACTTGTGGGCGCAAATCGACATCTTGTCCCGACCAGTTGGCATGTGCTATTGCCGAAACATTGGCAGTGGAGTAA
- a CDS encoding uridine kinase gives MLWVHGGADSKSIELLKHLILFGHNHCAITIIEGILYADDHEELFMQIEDTFNNRMLAYYFDIPFEETLKRHEQKQKTKQLNFGESEMKTWWREKDFLSNINENIIHKDMSLHETVDKICRDIKT, from the coding sequence ATGTTATGGGTGCATGGCGGAGCAGATAGCAAAAGCATCGAACTATTAAAGCATCTTATTCTGTTTGGTCATAATCATTGCGCTATCACCATTATCGAGGGTATATTGTACGCTGATGACCATGAAGAACTGTTTATGCAAATAGAGGATACCTTTAACAACCGAATGCTTGCATATTACTTTGATATACCTTTCGAAGAAACGCTAAAAAGGCACGAACAAAAGCAAAAAACGAAACAGCTCAACTTTGGAGAATCTGAAATGAAGACATGGTGGCGAGAGAAGGATTTCCTTTCAAACATTAACGAAAATATTATACATAAAGACATGAGTTTGCATGAGACAGTAGACAAAATTTGCCGTGATATAAAAACATAA
- the rplQ gene encoding 50S ribosomal protein L17 has product MPGTRKLGRVTSHRMSMLYGMVTQLLDAGKLTTTVTRAREVAPLAEKVITLAKKNDLAAYRAALAIVTREDVVKKLFTEAPDKFADRSGGYTRITRVGIRRGDAAETALLEIL; this is encoded by the coding sequence ATGCCCGGAACACGTAAATTAGGACGCGTCACATCGCACAGAATGTCTATGCTGTATGGTATGGTCACGCAATTGCTGGACGCGGGAAAACTCACCACAACAGTCACGCGTGCGCGCGAAGTCGCGCCGTTGGCTGAAAAAGTCATTACATTGGCGAAGAAAAATGACTTGGCGGCATACCGTGCGGCGTTGGCGATTGTCACGCGCGAGGATGTAGTTAAAAAGCTCTTCACCGAAGCACCGGACAAGTTTGCTGACCGAAGCGGCGGCTATACACGCATTACCCGTGTCGGCATTCGCCGCGGCGATGCGGCGGAGACGGCGCTGCTGGAAATTTTGTAA